In Thermococcus sp., the genomic window CGCGTTGTGCCTTGTAAATCCTATCAGGGCCCCCGGACCGAAGTTCCCCTCGGCGAGCTTTCTTATTCCATCCACCCTCTCCCTGAAAGCGTAGCGAATGAACTCTTCCGGTATCATCGAATCACCATTTAAAGTGGACCCTAAACTTAAAAACACCTTTCGGTTTAACATTGATCATGAGGAGGCCAGTGCTGCTGGAGCTCAGCCTCGTTCCATGCACCCTCGTCGAGAGACTCAACCGCTTTGTCGCCATTGTAACCGTCAATGGGGAGACTAGAAAAGCCCTGGTGACCAACACCGGTCGCTTGGAGGAGTTCATGGTTCCAGGTCGGAAGGCCTTCTGCACACCCAGAACCGGCGGAAAGACGGACTTCGTTCTGGTGGCCTTTGAAGACATTCACGGAAAGGGTGCCATAATAGACACAAGAACCCAGGCGAGGGCCTTTGAGCGGGCGGTAGAACTCGGCCTGGTCCCCTGGCTTAGAGGTTGCAGGATAAAGCGGAAGGAGGTAACCGTTGGGAGATCCCGCCTCGATTACCTCTTCAAATGCCCACAAGGCGAGGTCTACGCCGAGATGAAGAGCGCCGTCCTGCGCGGTGGGGAGAACGGCGAGTACGCTATGTACCCAGACTGCCCAACCGTCAGGGGGCGGAAACACGTGGAGGAACTCATAGAGCTTTCAAAAGCCGGGGAAAGGGCCATGATATTCTTCATCGGCGCCCTTCCGGGGGTCACTAAGTTCAAGCCGTACAGGGAAGGAGACCGGGAGATAGGGCGGCTCCTGAACGAGGCAAAAAAAGCCGGCGTTGGAATTCACGCCATGAGCATCTCCCTCCTGCCCAGTGGAAAAGTGGTAATCGAGAATCCGTGCCTCCAAATCGAGCTGGGGGAGAACTTTTAAAGACCCCGCCGTATTCCCATTCGGGGTAAGACCCCGTGAGGTGATGGGAATGACTATAGTGGACGTTAGAATTCTTGTCGAAGGCGCAAGCGACGTTGAGGTTGTAAGCAAAGCCCTTCAGGGGCTGGCCCTGGGAAGCGAGTACAACATCACGATATCCGCGATAATCCCAACGACCAACGTTGAAATAGCGAAGAGCGCGACCGCCGGTGCGGACCTGCTGATAATAGCCACGGACGCCGACCGTGTTGGAAGGGACCTTGCGGATAGACTTTTCACGGAGCTAGGCGAGATGGTCGGCCACGTCGAGAGGATGAAGATTCCGCTGGGACACGACCTGGAGCACATAGACGTGGAGCTTGTCAGGAAGGAGCTCAAGAACACCCTAGTAAGGGCAGGACTGAAGAGCCTGCAACTTCTGCCGGAGTATATGGCACTCAGAAACCAGTTGCTGGATATAAAAGGACGTTACGACAACCTCTTAGCGGAGTACCAGAATCTGAAGGGAGAGTACGAGAAGACCCTGCACGCATGCGAGGAGGCCAGGAAGGAAAATGAGAGGCTAAAAGAAGAGAATGAAGGCCTGAAGGCCTTAATAGAGAATGCTAAGAACGTTTTCAGCATTGAAGAGGCCTGGAAATCCCTGTTTCCAGCGGAGCCCGTTCCTGATGGGGCTTACATAGGGAAGGCCGCAGAAAAGCTCGGCCTTGGTGGTCGGGTGATAGTCGGCCAGGGGTACATTTTCGCTGAAGACAGAACCCTCGTGGATGAGCTCCTGAGGACCGTTTATCTGAGTCTGACGATAAAGGATGACCAAAAGTCAGAGCCACCGAAACCCCCAACACCGCCCGAAAAGCATGAAGGGGGAACAGATGAAGCCACCAAACCCAACGTGGTTGAGGATGCCGAGGTAAAGCCAGACGAACTGGAAAGCCTCCTGAAGGGGCTGTGAAATGGGGGTCGTTGAGGAGTTCGAAACGTACCTCGACTTGGAGGGAAAGAGCCCCAACACCGTCAGAATGTACTCTTATTATGTAAGGCGCTACCTGGAGACGGGCGGAGACCTAAACGCCCGCTCCGCCCTTCGGTTCCTTGCCCGGCTTAGGAAAGATGGTTACTCAAACAAGAGCCTCAACCTAGTGGTCCAAGCGCTACGGGCATATTTCAGGTTCGAGGGTTACGATGACGAGGCGGAGAAACTGAAGCCACCTAAGGTTCCAAAGAGTCTTCCAAAGAGCCTAACCAAGGAGGAGGTCAGACGGCTCATTTCGGTCATCCCCCCGACCCGAAAACGTGACAGGCTCATAGTTCTTCTGCTCTACGGGGCCGGGCTCAGGGTGAGCGAGCTCTGCAACCTGAAGAGGAGCAACATCGACTTTGACCGTTCCGTCCTTCTCGTGCGGGGAGGAAAAGGGGCCAAGGACAGGGTTGTTCCAATATCCAGGGCCCTTCTTGAAGAAATCCGCTCCTACCTGGAATCACGGAACGATGCGAGCGAGTACCTTCTGGTGGAGGAGAGAAGGAACAACAAGGACCGCATCTCCACCAAAACGGTCTGGTATCTTCTTAGGAGGTACGGGACAAAGGTGGGACTGAAGGTGACTCCCCATATGCTCCGACACAGCTTCGCGACTCACATGCTTGAGAATGGGGTTGATATAAGGGCCATTCAGGAACTGCTGGGCCATTCGAACCTCTCCACAACGCAGATATACACGAAGGTCACGGTTGAGCATCTGAGAAAGGCACAGGAGAAGGCGAGGCTGATAGAGGGACTGACTGGATAGCCAGATTCTGTCAAACCCGAAACACCGTGCAAGGATCCATTTTAAAAACCGTTGATCGTGAGGAATGGGTTAGAAGGCCATTTTCTCCCGCAGTAGGGATAGATAGCTCGTAAATGCTCCGGCTGAGATAGTGTCTCCCAGCCCCACGGTGGAGACGGGCTTTTTAACAAGGCGGGTTGGAATTATAACAACCTTGTACTCCCGCGTCCTCCTCTTAGCTTCTTCAAAGCGGAGTTTAACGTACTCCCCGCGCTCGTTGAACGGAACGTTTAAACCAACCCGATAGTCCTCAGGAGACCGTATCTCCCCAAGGGACGCCCGGGCAGCGGCCAGCGTTGTTCCAACTTCCAGACTTCTTCTGAGCTCCTCCTCACTAAGTGGATTATCCTTAGACGTGATGTACATGAGGTAGTAGATCGTATGGATCTGCAGAATCTCAAGGTTCATCTCGTCCAAGATTATCTTCCCCCCAAGAACCGAGTCCTCGATGCGGTTGTAGGTGAATATCCTCTCCGAAAGCCTCGGATACCCAAGGGCGTTCAGGACGTAGGCTATCTCGGATTCATCCATGCCAACGCTGTCAACCAGGGGGAAGAGATTGTATATAACCTTTTTTCTCAGATCCCGGTTCTGAATGGACGCGAATTCGAGATGAACCT contains:
- the sfsA gene encoding DNA/RNA nuclease SfsA; the encoded protein is MRRPVLLELSLVPCTLVERLNRFVAIVTVNGETRKALVTNTGRLEEFMVPGRKAFCTPRTGGKTDFVLVAFEDIHGKGAIIDTRTQARAFERAVELGLVPWLRGCRIKRKEVTVGRSRLDYLFKCPQGEVYAEMKSAVLRGGENGEYAMYPDCPTVRGRKHVEELIELSKAGERAMIFFIGALPGVTKFKPYREGDREIGRLLNEAKKAGVGIHAMSISLLPSGKVVIENPCLQIELGENF
- a CDS encoding toprim domain-containing protein, with translation MTIVDVRILVEGASDVEVVSKALQGLALGSEYNITISAIIPTTNVEIAKSATAGADLLIIATDADRVGRDLADRLFTELGEMVGHVERMKIPLGHDLEHIDVELVRKELKNTLVRAGLKSLQLLPEYMALRNQLLDIKGRYDNLLAEYQNLKGEYEKTLHACEEARKENERLKEENEGLKALIENAKNVFSIEEAWKSLFPAEPVPDGAYIGKAAEKLGLGGRVIVGQGYIFAEDRTLVDELLRTVYLSLTIKDDQKSEPPKPPTPPEKHEGGTDEATKPNVVEDAEVKPDELESLLKGL
- the xerA gene encoding site-specific tyrosine recombinase/integron integrase, giving the protein MGVVEEFETYLDLEGKSPNTVRMYSYYVRRYLETGGDLNARSALRFLARLRKDGYSNKSLNLVVQALRAYFRFEGYDDEAEKLKPPKVPKSLPKSLTKEEVRRLISVIPPTRKRDRLIVLLLYGAGLRVSELCNLKRSNIDFDRSVLLVRGGKGAKDRVVPISRALLEEIRSYLESRNDASEYLLVEERRNNKDRISTKTVWYLLRRYGTKVGLKVTPHMLRHSFATHMLENGVDIRAIQELLGHSNLSTTQIYTKVTVEHLRKAQEKARLIEGLTG